One Sediminispirochaeta bajacaliforniensis DSM 16054 genomic window, ATGTGGGATTTGCTTGAAGAGAAGGGCTACACCGTTATTAGCAAAACCAACAGTGAAGTTACCGCATCCGCCATTCAGGAGGATATCGAGGGCCTTGATGTGCCGAAAAACGCTCTTTTACTTTTCTACTTTTCCGGGCACGGTACCTCCGATGATGATGAATCCTATATCGTCTGTTACGATGATACAGGATCGGATGTAGCTTTTATCAGCGGTACCACCCTTGGCTCCTGGCTCGCCGAGGTTCCCTGCAATAAGAAGGTTGTGATTCTCGATTCCTGCCATGCGGCGGGCCTCATTGGAGAAGGCTATTCGGTAGACGGGTATCCCGACGACTGGGACGGAGGCAGCAGCTTTGCCTTCTCGCTCAGCGAAACCATAGCAAACTACTTCTCCTCTCCCTCGGCGAACGGAATCTCCTATGACGAGGCCATCGTACTTGCCGCTGCGGGAAGTGATGAAGAAAGCTTTGAAGGAGGGGGCATTGGACACGGTTATTTTACCTACGGCC contains:
- a CDS encoding caspase family protein → MNQRRISILCLSVGFALVSCSVDIDFPERYALVYGVADYPDGYKDLNYTDDDAESMWDLLEEKGYTVISKTNSEVTASAIQEDIEGLDVPKNALLLFYFSGHGTSDDDESYIVCYDDTGSDVAFISGTTLGSWLAEVPCNKKVVILDSCHAAGLIGEGYSVDGYPDDWDGGSSFAFSLSETIANYFSSPSANGISYDEAIVLAAAGSDEESFEGGGIGHGYFTYGLLRGAVHGDDDGDGYISTLELYDYARGIVFNDGAYYLPHISGGPVDFILFEAK